A genomic segment from Streptosporangium roseum DSM 43021 encodes:
- a CDS encoding tyrosine-type recombinase/integrase, giving the protein MAPRSAALSDGTVKVLKAQRSMQAADKLAVGQKWKRTDDHVVTTCWGEPIHPDMVSSPTATMIRRYNNPVKELQLKEPLPHTRLHDLRHIHATTLLLAGVPVHAVAARLGRADLSITLRVYAHVIRAAETSAADVFAKTVSG; this is encoded by the coding sequence GTGGCACCGCGGAGCGCCGCCCTTAGTGACGGAACGGTCAAGGTTCTCAAGGCCCAGCGGAGTATGCAGGCCGCCGACAAGCTGGCGGTCGGGCAGAAGTGGAAGAGGACGGATGACCACGTGGTCACGACCTGCTGGGGAGAGCCGATCCACCCGGATATGGTCAGCTCACCCACCGCGACCATGATCCGACGTTACAACAACCCTGTGAAAGAACTCCAGCTCAAGGAACCGCTTCCACACACTCGGCTCCATGACCTCCGGCACATCCACGCTACGACGCTGCTCCTGGCGGGCGTCCCCGTCCACGCCGTCGCGGCCCGACTCGGTCGTGCCGACCTGTCCATCACACTACGCGTCTATGCCCATGTGATCCGGGCGGCGGAAACCTCTGCCGCCGACGTCTTCGCAAAGACGGTCAGCGGGTAG
- a CDS encoding GbsR/MarR family transcriptional regulator yields the protein MPGGRLTHQDRRQIAEGLAEGLTYTEIAGRLDRPISTVTREVTRNGGAAGYQADRAHQATEGRARRRKPSPSPAPPATGDAHGRDLEAVHGLEEQFTAMMINTGLPRMTARVLTCLYVTDSGSLTAAELVQRLQVSPASISKAVGELEQQELIRRERDPRRRRDRYVIDADAWFRGWMAGARQNTMLADIARQGAEILGATTPAGTRLQDIGQFFEHVGHHMVQAAEQWRQACAARRTADG from the coding sequence ATGCCCGGAGGCAGGCTGACCCATCAGGACCGCCGGCAGATCGCCGAGGGACTGGCCGAAGGACTCACCTACACCGAGATCGCCGGCCGCCTGGACCGACCGATCTCGACCGTCACCCGGGAGGTGACCCGCAACGGTGGAGCCGCCGGCTACCAGGCCGACCGGGCACACCAGGCGACCGAGGGCCGTGCTCGTCGGCGCAAGCCGTCCCCGTCCCCGGCGCCACCGGCCACCGGCGACGCACACGGGCGCGACCTCGAAGCGGTCCACGGCCTGGAGGAACAGTTCACCGCGATGATGATCAACACGGGCCTGCCGCGCATGACCGCCCGAGTCCTCACCTGCCTCTACGTCACCGACAGTGGCAGCCTGACCGCCGCCGAGCTCGTCCAGCGCCTCCAGGTCAGCCCCGCGTCCATCTCCAAGGCCGTCGGCGAGCTTGAACAGCAGGAGCTGATCCGGCGGGAACGCGACCCCCGCCGACGGCGCGACCGGTACGTCATCGACGCGGACGCCTGGTTCCGAGGTTGGATGGCCGGCGCCCGCCAGAACACCATGCTGGCCGACATCGCCCGCCAAGGAGCCGAGATCCTCGGCGCCACCACGCCCGCCGGCACCCGGCTACAGGACATCGGCCAGTTCTTCGAGCACGTCGGTCACCACATGGTCCAGGCGGCCGAGCAGTGGC
- a CDS encoding inclusion body family protein, which translates to MSEFINVLIAIDAETILGKYGKNTDPNSPTSIPDSSSLIYMTTRQNQLGSTPGSELTINASPMDIIRWRETTLSLNSEYTSVLYRFNALSGQDLISTPVPRSVVLNEPKPSSQDPLNPTTQKINSYYWESEVLDTGTVTYNFSFMILNHKGEKQGYYYWDPYINIQD; encoded by the coding sequence ATGTCGGAGTTCATTAACGTCCTCATCGCCATCGACGCGGAAACCATTCTCGGAAAATACGGCAAGAACACCGATCCGAACAGCCCCACGTCGATCCCCGACAGCAGCAGTTTGATCTACATGACGACCCGGCAGAACCAACTCGGGAGTACTCCGGGAAGCGAGTTGACGATCAACGCCTCCCCCATGGACATCATCAGATGGCGTGAGACGACACTATCTCTGAACTCCGAGTACACCAGCGTCCTCTACAGGTTCAACGCCCTGTCCGGACAGGATCTGATCAGCACTCCCGTACCAAGGTCGGTGGTCCTCAACGAGCCGAAGCCGAGCAGTCAGGACCCGTTGAATCCCACTACCCAGAAAATCAACAGCTACTACTGGGAGTCCGAGGTCTTGGACACGGGGACGGTAACCTACAACTTCAGTTTCATGATTCTCAACCACAAAGGTGAAAAGCAGGGTTACTACTACTGGGACCCCTACATCAATATTCAGGATTGA
- a CDS encoding DUF1707 SHOCT-like domain-containing protein — protein MPKHLVRVSDGDRDRIVQRIQWAFTEGHLTPEELDERLERALTATSDGDLMPAVAGLPDDRMEDVVQLKSTSGRVRRVGEWSVPRVLRIESKYGGVVLDLSRTVIDYPEIEIELQLRYGSATIVLPSGATANADGAQTEWGEVICTVPGRARPGKLHVRVTGELAYGRLRIRYPRKWFKPRR, from the coding sequence ATGCCGAAACACCTGGTACGAGTCTCCGATGGAGATCGTGACAGGATCGTCCAGCGAATTCAGTGGGCGTTCACCGAGGGGCATCTCACCCCCGAGGAGCTGGACGAGCGGCTCGAGCGGGCTCTCACCGCCACCTCCGATGGCGATCTGATGCCGGCGGTCGCCGGCCTGCCCGACGATCGCATGGAGGATGTAGTTCAGCTGAAGTCCACGAGCGGGCGTGTCAGGCGAGTGGGCGAATGGTCGGTCCCGCGCGTGCTGCGGATCGAATCGAAGTACGGAGGCGTGGTGCTCGACCTGTCCCGGACCGTCATCGACTATCCGGAGATCGAGATCGAGCTCCAGCTTCGGTACGGCTCCGCCACGATCGTCCTGCCATCCGGCGCGACCGCGAACGCAGACGGGGCGCAGACCGAATGGGGCGAGGTGATCTGCACAGTGCCGGGGCGCGCACGTCCGGGAAAGCTGCACGTCCGGGTCACCGGAGAGCTGGCCTACGGCCGTCTCCGGATCCGCTACCCACGCAAATGGTTCAAACCTCGCCGATAA
- a CDS encoding serine hydrolase domain-containing protein, translating to MTTSLPAKAGLLVAAVTMAGAALAAPAATASTASGHAGVQRALDHAVARSGAPGIVAEVRDGRERWFGSAGAADTETGRKRRPHERFRIGSATKAFTATVVLQLAAERKLSLEDTVEEWLPGLVKGNGYDGSKITIRQLLNHSSGIFNYGNDKAFFATGQGAAWFEHRYDEYTPEQLVKIGLANPPYFEPGKGFGYSNTNYFLAAMIAEKATGRTYGEELTRRILRPLGLTGTYLPDDEAKIRGAHPRHYSTLFSQDANPTIYDATEMKQSFAWAAGGVVSTTGDLDRFFGALLGGRLLPSAQQQEMFTTIATEGGPQWIPGTRYGLGVFAQKLSCGVTLWGNAGATYGSWVYAMGTRDGKHMVTSQVNGDWSGLSVFDDVLAAEFCPAESR from the coding sequence ATGACCACATCTCTCCCCGCCAAGGCAGGACTGCTCGTCGCCGCCGTGACGATGGCGGGAGCCGCCTTGGCGGCCCCCGCGGCGACCGCGTCGACCGCCTCCGGCCACGCCGGGGTGCAGCGCGCTCTTGACCACGCCGTAGCCCGGAGCGGCGCTCCCGGCATCGTCGCCGAGGTCCGCGACGGCCGCGAGAGATGGTTCGGCTCGGCGGGCGCGGCCGATACCGAAACCGGCCGCAAGCGCCGGCCGCACGAGCGGTTCCGGATCGGGAGCGCCACCAAGGCGTTCACCGCCACCGTGGTCCTGCAACTGGCGGCCGAACGCAAGCTGAGCCTGGAAGACACGGTGGAAGAATGGCTGCCCGGCCTGGTCAAGGGCAACGGCTACGACGGCAGCAAGATCACGATCCGGCAGTTGCTCAACCACAGCAGCGGAATCTTCAACTACGGCAACGACAAGGCGTTCTTCGCCACGGGACAGGGTGCCGCGTGGTTCGAGCACCGCTACGACGAATACACCCCCGAGCAGCTGGTGAAGATCGGCCTGGCCAACCCGCCCTACTTCGAGCCGGGCAAGGGGTTCGGGTACTCCAACACCAACTACTTCCTGGCCGCCATGATCGCCGAAAAGGCGACCGGCAGGACGTATGGTGAGGAGCTCACCCGACGGATCCTCCGCCCGCTGGGGCTGACCGGGACATACCTGCCGGACGACGAGGCGAAGATTCGCGGGGCGCACCCCCGGCACTACTCCACGCTGTTCTCCCAGGACGCCAACCCCACGATCTACGACGCGACCGAGATGAAGCAGTCCTTCGCCTGGGCGGCCGGTGGCGTCGTCTCGACCACCGGGGATCTCGACAGGTTCTTCGGCGCGCTGCTGGGCGGACGCCTGCTGCCGTCCGCCCAGCAGCAGGAGATGTTCACCACCATCGCGACCGAGGGTGGCCCTCAGTGGATCCCCGGCACCCGGTACGGCCTCGGGGTCTTCGCCCAGAAGCTGTCGTGCGGCGTCACACTCTGGGGCAACGCCGGCGCGACCTACGGTTCGTGGGTGTACGCCATGGGGACCCGTGACGGCAAGCACATGGTCACCAGTCAGGTCAACGGCGACTGGAGCGGCCTCAGCGTCTTCGACGACGTGCTCGCGGCGGAGTTCTGCCCAGCCGAGTCCCGGTAG
- a CDS encoding DUF418 domain-containing protein, producing the protein MAKPLSATAPTHVTTRSLAPDLARGFMLLLIALAHAPAFVGDWDAGPAALNTAAKFVKSLFADNQARSMFVLLFGYGLGQLAHRQHARGDDWTSVRKLLRRRAFWLIVIGFANTVLLVPIDIIAVYGLTLLVLAPLVRARDSVLWWTSILTLIPATLLLAWQSVAAQAGPVTMAEFMEPTFGAHLVASIPSWPVETAISTIIVVPGMLVGIWAARRRILDEPERHASLLRRITVIFIGVSVIGRLPAALLAAGAWTTTSAPIGWTIAIAHDLTGYAGGIGMAAAAGLVAIRVRRGRLITALAALGQRSLTFYLLQSVVWVALFYPFTLGLRDDMSFAATFGIAIGLWVASVLLAEWMRRAGYRGPAEVLLRRLSYRRPAPASVSDEPHGSPARQGENAGHRL; encoded by the coding sequence ATGGCCAAACCCCTCTCCGCCACGGCACCCACACATGTGACCACTCGATCGCTGGCACCGGATCTGGCGCGCGGCTTCATGCTGCTGCTGATCGCCCTGGCGCACGCGCCGGCGTTCGTCGGCGACTGGGACGCCGGGCCCGCCGCGCTCAACACCGCCGCGAAGTTCGTCAAGTCCCTGTTCGCCGACAACCAGGCCCGCAGCATGTTCGTGCTGCTGTTCGGCTACGGTCTCGGCCAGCTGGCCCATCGCCAGCACGCCCGGGGCGACGACTGGACCTCGGTCCGGAAACTGCTGCGGCGCAGGGCCTTCTGGCTGATCGTCATCGGCTTCGCGAACACGGTACTGCTCGTGCCGATCGACATCATCGCGGTGTACGGACTGACGCTGCTGGTGCTCGCACCGCTCGTGCGAGCGCGGGATTCGGTGCTGTGGTGGACGAGCATCCTGACGCTCATCCCCGCGACCCTCCTGCTGGCCTGGCAGAGCGTGGCCGCCCAGGCGGGCCCCGTCACCATGGCGGAGTTCATGGAGCCCACCTTCGGCGCCCACCTCGTCGCGAGCATTCCCTCCTGGCCGGTGGAGACCGCCATCTCCACGATCATCGTGGTGCCGGGCATGCTGGTGGGAATCTGGGCCGCCAGGCGCCGGATCCTCGACGAGCCCGAGCGCCATGCGTCGTTGCTGCGCCGCATCACTGTGATCTTCATCGGGGTGTCCGTCATCGGCAGGCTTCCCGCCGCTCTGCTGGCGGCCGGCGCGTGGACGACCACCTCGGCCCCGATCGGCTGGACGATTGCCATCGCGCACGACCTGACCGGATACGCGGGCGGCATCGGCATGGCCGCCGCCGCCGGACTCGTCGCGATCAGGGTACGGCGTGGCCGTCTGATCACGGCCCTGGCGGCGCTGGGGCAGCGCTCACTGACCTTCTACCTGCTCCAATCCGTGGTGTGGGTGGCGCTGTTCTACCCGTTCACCCTGGGCTTGCGGGACGACATGAGTTTCGCCGCCACTTTCGGAATCGCCATCGGACTCTGGGTGGCCTCTGTCCTGCTGGCCGAGTGGATGCGCCGCGCGGGCTACCGCGGCCCGGCGGAAGTGCTGTTGCGGCGACTGTCATACCGCCGCCCCGCTCCGGCCTCCGTTTCCGATGAACCCCACGGCAGCCCCGCCCGGCAAGGCGAGAACGCCGGACACCGGCTGTGA
- a CDS encoding TetR/AcrR family transcriptional regulator C-terminal domain-containing protein, with the protein MPRDTLTKEQIIQTAIELLDDEGLDGLNMRSLGKRLGTVATAVYWHVKNKDDLILLVGDRLWDEVELPDLDTVDWRTAATAMATSLHAMFSRHPWLVQAFGSHLFYGPGKARHDDHNLAVYETAGFAGTQADRAAATVFTFVLGNVLGVSATVSLTRRLSRDGADAEALFQDTMAKASEVAMQFPRLRARLETPAAVDYAIAPEQTFGFGLQTLLDGLEAELAGRHVPTGPQAR; encoded by the coding sequence ATGCCGCGCGACACGTTGACCAAGGAACAGATCATTCAGACCGCTATCGAGCTGCTCGACGACGAAGGCCTGGACGGCCTGAACATGCGCAGCCTGGGCAAGCGGCTCGGCACCGTCGCGACGGCGGTCTACTGGCACGTCAAGAACAAGGACGACCTGATCCTGCTCGTCGGCGACCGCCTCTGGGACGAGGTCGAGCTGCCCGACCTCGACACGGTCGACTGGCGCACCGCGGCCACCGCGATGGCCACCAGCCTGCACGCGATGTTCAGCCGGCACCCATGGCTCGTCCAGGCCTTCGGCTCCCACCTCTTCTACGGCCCGGGAAAGGCGCGCCACGACGACCACAACCTCGCCGTCTACGAAACGGCCGGCTTCGCCGGCACGCAGGCCGACCGCGCCGCGGCAACCGTCTTCACATTCGTGCTGGGCAACGTCCTCGGCGTGTCGGCGACGGTCTCCCTGACCAGGCGGCTGAGCCGGGACGGCGCGGATGCCGAAGCACTGTTCCAGGACACGATGGCCAAGGCGAGCGAAGTGGCCATGCAGTTCCCCCGGCTGCGCGCCCGCCTCGAAACACCGGCGGCCGTGGACTACGCCATCGCCCCTGAGCAGACCTTCGGGTTCGGCCTCCAGACCCTCCTCGACGGCCTTGAGGCCGAACTGGCCGGCCGCCACGTGCCGACCGGCCCACAGGCGCGCTGA
- a CDS encoding DUF4097 family beta strand repeat-containing protein, producing MPTFDTPEPIFAVIDLAAADVRIHAGDRADTVVEIRPKDASDDADVQSAAQTQVDYSQGRLLVKTPKSTIRSWLWWGGSVEVRIELPADSRVEARTTGDFHCGGRLGESRFDTAGGDIWLDRTGKLQLNTADGDITVIRSAGHTDVTTANGEIRIREIDGTAVVRTANGAIALGEVTGDLRLRTAYGDITVDRALAGVDAKTATGDVRVGEVVRGPVVLETSSGAIEAGIRAGSAAYLDVKTEYGSVHVALDPCDGPGQDDESVEVRARTSDGDIVIRRS from the coding sequence ATGCCGACTTTCGACACCCCGGAACCGATCTTCGCCGTCATCGATCTCGCGGCCGCCGACGTCCGGATCCATGCCGGCGACCGCGCCGACACGGTCGTGGAGATACGCCCGAAGGACGCCTCCGACGACGCCGACGTGCAGAGCGCGGCCCAGACCCAGGTGGACTACTCCCAGGGCCGACTGCTGGTGAAGACACCCAAGTCCACGATCCGTTCGTGGCTGTGGTGGGGCGGCTCCGTCGAGGTGAGGATCGAGCTGCCGGCGGACTCCCGCGTCGAGGCGAGGACAACGGGAGATTTCCACTGCGGGGGCCGCCTGGGAGAGTCCAGGTTCGACACCGCCGGCGGCGACATCTGGCTCGACCGGACCGGCAAGCTGCAGCTGAACACCGCCGACGGCGACATCACGGTGATCCGGTCGGCCGGGCACACCGACGTCACCACCGCCAACGGCGAGATCCGGATTCGCGAGATCGACGGCACGGCGGTGGTCAGGACCGCCAACGGCGCCATCGCCCTCGGCGAGGTGACCGGTGACCTGCGGCTGAGAACGGCGTACGGAGACATCACCGTCGACCGCGCGCTGGCCGGCGTCGACGCCAAGACCGCGACGGGCGATGTCCGGGTCGGCGAGGTGGTACGCGGTCCGGTGGTCCTGGAGACCTCCTCCGGTGCGATCGAGGCCGGCATCCGCGCGGGCAGCGCCGCCTACCTGGATGTGAAGACGGAGTACGGCAGCGTGCACGTCGCTCTGGACCCCTGCGACGGTCCCGGACAGGACGACGAGAGCGTCGAGGTGCGTGCCCGGACCTCCGACGGCGACATCGTGATCCGACGTAGCTGA
- a CDS encoding HAD family hydrolase, with protein sequence MQRLVLFDLDNTLVNLDEAFREWAAEFADEHGLGDKAVNWLLVLDQAGYPHREIFFGKVRERFTPPESVEELWSRYRKRMPYLVRCRPEVMDGLSRLRAFGWKVAIVTNGTADNQLGKIQRTGLAEAVDAYALSGLEGVRKPDVGLFEIAAKRCGMSLADGGWMVGDHPVADIGGGRAAGLRTVWVDRGTRPNQEHEADHVVTDVLQAMEILYGER encoded by the coding sequence GTGCAACGGCTTGTGCTTTTCGACCTGGACAACACGCTCGTGAACCTCGACGAAGCATTTCGGGAGTGGGCCGCGGAGTTCGCCGACGAGCACGGCCTTGGAGACAAGGCGGTTAATTGGCTGCTCGTTCTCGACCAGGCCGGCTATCCCCATCGTGAGATCTTCTTCGGCAAGGTGCGCGAGCGCTTCACCCCGCCCGAATCGGTTGAGGAGCTGTGGAGCCGCTACCGGAAGCGCATGCCGTATCTCGTTCGCTGCCGGCCTGAGGTGATGGATGGATTGTCCCGACTCCGTGCGTTTGGTTGGAAGGTGGCGATCGTCACCAACGGAACCGCGGACAACCAGCTTGGCAAGATCCAGCGAACGGGACTGGCCGAGGCAGTCGACGCTTATGCCCTCTCTGGACTCGAAGGCGTCCGCAAGCCCGACGTCGGCCTGTTCGAGATCGCTGCCAAACGGTGCGGCATGTCCCTTGCCGATGGGGGATGGATGGTCGGTGACCACCCGGTTGCCGACATCGGCGGTGGACGGGCGGCCGGTCTCCGAACGGTCTGGGTCGACCGGGGAACGCGACCGAATCAGGAGCACGAGGCGGACCACGTTGTTACGGACGTGCTCCAGGCGATGGAGATCCTGTACGGCGAGCGTTGA
- a CDS encoding daunorubicin resistance protein DrrA family ABC transporter ATP-binding protein, whose amino-acid sequence MPPAVVAEGLVKKYGDVMALDGMDLSVPEGTVFGLLGPNGAGKTTTVRILTTLLKPDAGHATVAGFDVVGDAQRLRSHIGASGQYAAVDDHLTGAENLEMVGRLYHLGTKRSKERARELLECFDLTQAADRPVQGYSGGMRRRLDLAGALVANPPVLFLDEPTTGLDPRARAGLWDVISELVAGGTTLLLTTQYMEEADRLADRIAVVDHGRVIALGTADELKDQVGGDRIALTVTDPADLETARRLLAPLAVGEMQADTTALQVTVPVNNGAASLTNALARLAAEGVTVRDAGLRRPTLDDVFLTLTGHEAAENVKEHSR is encoded by the coding sequence ATGCCCCCCGCAGTAGTGGCCGAAGGCCTGGTCAAGAAGTACGGCGACGTGATGGCCCTCGACGGGATGGATCTGTCGGTCCCCGAGGGCACGGTGTTCGGGCTGCTCGGGCCGAACGGCGCCGGCAAGACGACGACGGTGCGGATCCTGACGACCCTGCTGAAGCCGGACGCCGGCCATGCCACGGTCGCCGGATTCGACGTCGTCGGTGACGCCCAGCGGCTGCGATCCCACATCGGGGCATCCGGGCAGTACGCCGCCGTCGACGACCACCTCACCGGCGCGGAGAACCTGGAGATGGTGGGACGGCTCTATCACCTGGGCACCAAGCGCAGCAAAGAGCGTGCGCGAGAACTGCTGGAATGCTTCGACCTGACCCAGGCGGCGGACCGCCCGGTACAGGGCTACTCCGGCGGCATGCGGCGACGGCTCGACCTCGCCGGAGCACTGGTCGCCAACCCGCCGGTGCTGTTCCTCGACGAACCCACCACCGGCCTGGACCCCCGGGCGCGCGCGGGACTGTGGGACGTCATCTCCGAGCTCGTCGCCGGCGGCACGACGCTGCTGCTCACCACCCAGTACATGGAGGAGGCCGACCGGCTCGCCGACCGGATCGCGGTGGTCGACCATGGCCGCGTCATCGCGCTCGGCACGGCCGACGAGCTCAAGGATCAGGTCGGCGGCGACCGGATCGCGCTGACAGTGACGGACCCGGCAGACCTGGAGACCGCCCGGCGGCTGCTGGCGCCCCTGGCCGTCGGGGAGATGCAGGCCGACACCACCGCACTGCAGGTGACCGTTCCGGTGAACAACGGCGCCGCATCGCTCACCAACGCCCTGGCAAGGCTGGCGGCCGAAGGAGTCACCGTGCGCGATGCCGGCCTGCGGCGGCCGACGCTGGACGACGTGTTCCTGACGCTCACCGGACACGAGGCGGCCGAGAACGTGAAGGAGCACAGCCGATGA
- a CDS encoding ABC transporter permease — MNALQMAIADGMTITKRNTLKIKRAPDLLGGAIILPIVFVLLFAYVFGSMIDIPGMSYQEYMIPGIFVQTVIMSGQITGYTLVLDLQKGVFDRFRTLPMAPSAVLTGQTVADVLMNVSSVVAMSVMGLIVGWRIHSAPHEAVLGFLLLLLFAYAFSWVTATVALALRTPEVFNNIATVVSMPLVFLSNAFVDSARLPGPLKAVAEWNPVSTIIQAVRELFGNTHPAIPVPDAWPLRHAVVASLLWSALLLAVFVPLSTRLYKKAVSR; from the coding sequence ATGAACGCTCTTCAGATGGCGATCGCCGATGGAATGACGATCACCAAGCGCAACACCCTCAAGATCAAGCGAGCACCCGACCTGCTGGGCGGCGCGATCATTCTCCCGATCGTGTTCGTGCTGCTGTTCGCCTATGTCTTCGGCAGCATGATCGATATACCGGGCATGTCCTATCAGGAGTACATGATCCCCGGGATCTTCGTCCAGACGGTCATCATGAGCGGGCAGATCACCGGTTACACCCTGGTCCTGGACCTGCAGAAGGGCGTCTTCGACAGGTTCCGCACGCTGCCCATGGCGCCGTCGGCGGTGCTGACCGGCCAGACCGTCGCCGACGTGCTGATGAACGTGAGCAGCGTCGTCGCGATGTCGGTGATGGGGCTGATCGTCGGATGGCGGATCCACTCGGCCCCGCACGAAGCCGTCCTGGGCTTCCTGCTGCTGCTGCTGTTCGCCTACGCGTTCTCCTGGGTGACGGCGACGGTCGCGCTGGCCCTGCGCACGCCCGAGGTCTTCAACAACATCGCCACTGTCGTGTCGATGCCGCTGGTCTTCCTGTCCAACGCCTTCGTCGACAGTGCGCGACTGCCTGGACCGCTGAAGGCCGTCGCCGAATGGAACCCCGTCTCCACGATCATCCAGGCGGTGCGCGAGCTCTTCGGCAACACCCATCCCGCCATTCCCGTTCCCGACGCATGGCCGCTCCGGCACGCCGTGGTGGCGTCGCTGCTGTGGTCGGCGCTGCTCCTGGCCGTGTTCGTGCCTCTGTCCACGCGGCTCTACAAGAAGGCCGTCAGCCGCTGA